A window of the Urocitellus parryii isolate mUroPar1 chromosome Y, mUroPar1.hap1, whole genome shotgun sequence genome harbors these coding sequences:
- the LOC144251031 gene encoding adhesion G-protein coupled receptor V1-like, with the protein MLSLKNQTEGNLAEAEVDFVPVIGFLILEEGEAAAAINITILEDDTPELEEYFLVNLTYVELIMAPVTSFPPRLDSEGLTAQIIIDANNGARGMIQWQHSRFEVNETLESVILVAHRSEEALGHVSLFVYAQNLEAQLGLDYIFTPVSLHFSDGERHKNIEIMILDDDIPEGDEKFQLILTNPSPGLELGQQTIAVITILANDDGPGVLSFNNSEHFFLREPAALYVQESVAVLYFVREPARGLFGTVTVQFIVTEVNSSTESKDLTPSKGYIVLEEGVRLKALHISAVLDTEPEMDEHFVCTLFNPTGGARLGAQVQTLITVLQNQAPLGLFSISAIENRATSIDIEETNRMVYLNVSCTNGIDLAVSVQWETISETALGMRGMDVVFSIFQSFFGQASFWLVFLYFGRFSIWYNVKKIIIYYLPMARDFYSSKGFNDTKS; encoded by the exons GATGATACACCTGAACTAGAAGAATATTTCCTGGTGAATTTAACCTATGTGGAACTTATCATGGCCCCTGTAACCTCTTTTCCTCCAAGACTAG ATTCAGAAGGCTTGACTGCACAAATCATTATTGATGCTAACAATGGTGCCCGAGGGATGATTCAATGGCAGCACAGCAG ATTTGAAGTAAATGAAACCCTTGAAAGTGTAATATTGGTAGCTCACAGGAGTGAAGAGGCTCTTGGCCATGTGTCCTTGTTTGTGTACGCCCAGAATTTGGAAGCACAACTGGGGCTGGATTACATCTTCACCCCAGTG agtcttcatttttctgatggagaaagacataaaaatatagaaatcatgATTCTTGATGATGACATTCCAGAAGGAGATGAAAAATTTCAGCTCATTTTAACAAATCCTTCTCCTGGACTGGAACTGGGGCAACAGACAATAG CTGTAattaccatccttgctaatgaTGATGGCCCTGGAGTTCTATCATTTAACAACAGTGAGCACTTTTTCCTGAGAGAGCCAGCAGCTCTCTATGTTCAGGAAAGCGTTGCGGTCTTGTACTTTGTTCGGGAACCTGCACGAGGACTGTTTGGAACTGTGACAGTTCAGTTCATTGTCACGGAAGTGAATTCTTCAACAGAATCCAAGGACCTGACTCCTTCCAAAGGCTATATTGTATTAGAAGAAGGTGTTCGACTCAAG gcCCTGCACATTTCTGCTGTATTAGACACAGAACCAGAAATGGATGAGCATTTTGTTTGCACCTTGTTTAATCCGACGGGAGGTGCTAGACTAGGGGCTCAGGTTCAAACCTTGATAACAGTATTACAAAATCAGGCCCCTTTGGGGCTGTTCAGTATTTCTGCTATTGAAAAtag AGCCACTTCTATAGATATTGAAGAAACCAACAGAATGGTATACTTAAATGTGTCGTGTACTAATGGCATTGATTTAGCTGTGAGTGTGCAGTGGGAGACAATATCTGAAACAGCCCTTGGCatga ggggaatggatgttgtcttttccatatttcaaagtttttttggaCAAGCCAGTTTCTGGCTGGTGTTTCTTTACTTTGGAAGATTCAGTATATGGTATAATGTTAAGAAAATCATCATTTACTATTTACCGATGGCAAGGGATTTTTATTCCAGTAAAG gATTTAATGATACAAAATCCTAA